The Candidatus Baltobacteraceae bacterium genome has a window encoding:
- the pdxS gene encoding pyridoxal 5'-phosphate synthase lyase subunit PdxS → MENTGTLTVKRGLAQMLKGGVIMDVVTPEHAVIAQEAGAVAVMALERIPADIRAAGGVARMSNLELIRGIMDAVTIPVMAKVRIGHFAEAQVLQELGIDYIDESEVLTPADDKYHVDKLAFKTPFVCGARDLGEALRRIAEGAAMIRSKGEAGSGNIVEAVRHMRAIGDAIRELTVVPKEELVARARDLGAPLELVQDVAKEGKLPVVLFCAGGVSTPADAALMMQLGAEGIFVGSGIFKSNDPKRFAKAIVDATTHFADAKVVMDASRSLGAAEAMAGLDVRSLDESQLMASRGN, encoded by the coding sequence ATGGAAAATACCGGAACGCTTACGGTCAAGCGCGGACTCGCGCAGATGCTCAAGGGCGGCGTGATCATGGACGTCGTCACCCCCGAACACGCGGTTATCGCCCAGGAAGCCGGCGCCGTTGCCGTGATGGCGCTCGAGCGCATTCCGGCCGACATTCGCGCGGCCGGCGGCGTCGCGCGGATGAGCAATCTCGAACTGATCCGCGGCATTATGGACGCCGTCACCATTCCCGTGATGGCCAAAGTGCGCATCGGTCACTTCGCCGAAGCGCAAGTGCTGCAAGAGCTGGGCATCGACTACATCGACGAGTCCGAAGTGCTCACGCCGGCCGACGACAAGTACCACGTCGACAAGCTCGCGTTCAAGACGCCGTTCGTCTGCGGTGCGCGCGATCTCGGCGAAGCGCTGCGCCGAATCGCCGAGGGCGCCGCGATGATTCGCAGCAAGGGCGAAGCCGGCAGCGGCAACATCGTCGAGGCCGTGCGCCACATGCGCGCGATCGGCGATGCAATTCGCGAACTGACCGTCGTCCCGAAGGAAGAGCTCGTGGCGCGCGCGCGCGACCTGGGCGCCCCGCTCGAGCTGGTGCAAGACGTTGCAAAGGAAGGCAAGCTCCCGGTCGTGCTGTTCTGTGCGGGCGGCGTTTCGACGCCGGCCGACGCGGCGCTCATGATGCAGCTCGGCGCGGAAGGCATCTTCGTCGGCAGCGGGATCTTCAAGTCGAACGATCCCAAGCGTTTCGCCAAAGCGATCGTCGACGCGACGACCCACTTCGCCGACGCGAAGGTCGTCATGGACGCGAGCCGTTCGCTCGGCGCCGCCGAAGCGATGGCCGGACTCGACGTGCGATCGCTCGACGAATCGCAGCTAATGGCGTCGCGAGGGAACTAG
- the pdxT gene encoding pyridoxal 5'-phosphate synthase glutaminase subunit PdxT produces the protein MSVASESERSRRAVVGVLALQGDVDEHAAALARAGATAIPVKTLDDLRRVDALVVPGGESTTVMKLLDRFGLVDPIVGRVRAGMPFWGTCMGMIVAAHDVADLEQPTLDLIDVTVRRNAFGRQNESAEVDLDVPALGEPPFPAIFIRAPWIERVGPQVELLAERGGHGVMVRQRNVLGTSFHPELTSDPRVHQYFLRMVEEALLRGKDCPAA, from the coding sequence CTGAGCGTAGCGAGCGAAAGCGAGCGAAGTCGAAGGGCCGTTGTCGGCGTTTTAGCGCTGCAGGGCGACGTCGACGAACACGCCGCCGCGCTCGCGCGCGCCGGTGCGACGGCAATCCCGGTGAAGACGCTCGACGATTTGCGCCGCGTCGACGCGCTGGTCGTTCCCGGCGGCGAATCGACGACGGTGATGAAGCTGCTCGACCGCTTCGGACTCGTCGATCCGATCGTCGGCCGCGTGCGCGCCGGCATGCCGTTCTGGGGCACGTGCATGGGCATGATCGTCGCCGCACACGACGTGGCGGATCTCGAGCAGCCGACGCTCGATCTCATCGACGTCACGGTGCGGCGTAACGCCTTCGGCCGCCAGAACGAATCGGCGGAAGTCGATCTCGACGTGCCCGCGTTGGGTGAGCCGCCGTTTCCCGCGATTTTCATTCGTGCCCCGTGGATCGAACGTGTCGGGCCGCAGGTCGAACTGCTTGCCGAGCGAGGCGGCCACGGCGTGATGGTGCGTCAGCGTAACGTGCTTGGAACGTCGTTTCACCCCGAGCTGACGAGCGATCCGCGCGTGCACCAATACTTTCTGAGGATGGTAGAAGAAGCGCTTTTGCGAGGGAAGGACTGCCCCGCCGCTTAA
- a CDS encoding HNH endonuclease produces MSDVLVLNFTYEALNITSFQRAVKMIFSGKAELLHGRDRVLASTTYEMRMPSIIRMLYYIRRPMQKVALTKKNVLIRDDHTCQYCGLHGERLMTVDHVVPKSRGGASTWENLVCACMRCNNRKNNRTPDEANMSLQRKPRQPKYIPWIQIKRNTLPDEWGKFLFLYNVSIDERVEKT; encoded by the coding sequence ATGAGCGACGTTCTCGTCCTGAACTTCACTTACGAAGCGCTGAATATCACGAGCTTCCAGCGAGCCGTGAAGATGATCTTTTCGGGCAAAGCCGAGCTGCTGCACGGCCGCGATCGCGTGCTGGCCTCGACGACGTACGAAATGCGGATGCCCTCGATCATCCGCATGCTGTATTACATCCGCCGTCCGATGCAAAAGGTGGCGCTGACGAAGAAGAACGTGTTGATTCGCGACGACCACACCTGTCAATACTGCGGCCTTCACGGGGAGCGGTTGATGACCGTCGACCACGTCGTGCCCAAGAGCCGCGGCGGTGCTTCGACCTGGGAGAATCTCGTCTGCGCCTGCATGCGGTGCAATAACCGTAAGAACAACCGTACGCCCGACGAGGCGAACATGTCGCTGCAGCGCAAGCCGCGGCAGCCGAAGTACATTCCGTGGATTCAAATCAAGCGCAATACGTTGCCCGACGAATGGGGCAAGTTCTTGTTCCTCTATAACGTCTCGATCGACGAGCGCGTGGAGAAGACCTAG